One window from the genome of Hippoglossus hippoglossus isolate fHipHip1 chromosome 10, fHipHip1.pri, whole genome shotgun sequence encodes:
- the LOC117769514 gene encoding cysteine-rich and transmembrane domain-containing protein 1-like — protein MNFEQPPPYPGSGPSAPGYPGQGPPPQQGYPPQGYPPQGYPVNMEQPNPAYPNYPPGPMPPGGPYPGQGYAGQPQFGWQGGPPPGPMYGEAPKNTVYVVEDRRRDDTGDTCLTACWTALCCCCLWDMLT, from the exons atgaattttGAGCAGCCCCCTCCATACCCGGGCAGTGGCCCCTCTGCTCCAGGCTACCCAGGCCAGGGCCCCCCACCTCAACAAGGCTACCCACCTCAGGGTTATCCTCCACAGGGATACCCTGTAAACATGGAGCAGCCTAATCCAGCATACCCAAACTACCCTCCCGGACCAATGCCCCCCGGAGGTCCTTATCCTGGCCAAGGGTACGCTGGACAACCACAGTTTGGCTGGCAGGGGGGTCCCCCTCCTGGGCCTATGTACGGTGAAGCTCCCAAAAACACAG TGTATGTGGTGGAGGACAGGAGAAGAGACGACACAGGGGACACGTGCCTGACAGCCTGCTGGACAgctctgtgttgctgctgtctcTGGGACATGCTGACATAA